A window of Salvia splendens isolate huo1 chromosome 8, SspV2, whole genome shotgun sequence genomic DNA:
cttggggatgtccggcATTGTGCAGTTggaggtccttatgacgtggcaagagatgtttttgggaagtccatcgggacatccgtcccactgtggatgctcttatattgctaactcaatacttaattgttgactacaattaaataatagtcctTACATATTCAAATCAAGAGCTTAGATCATCAGTGCTGAAATGTCAATACGGTCaataaaaaacgtcaataagggtagtaaggtcaatttacaacaaattagttgtaactaacttttgaaaaatatcacataactttaaaacgcatataactttatagatttaaattatttttccgcacaacatatatcaaattaaagataatttcataaggattctaacgagatctcactcgcatatgttccgatgtcaaaatttgaaaaaaaattctaaaattttcaatttttttgtacaacaacaaatatcaacatattatataaaatatgccAATATAATACACGTAAAACgtcattctcaaagcattgtgttgatattttcaaaacacaatattgacattttcattcaaaaccctaatttggtagtttttttatctttttcgatttaattaataaaaacgaaaattgcacgtggcaaattttagaccactagatttctaaaatcatatggtcttaaattagttataattaacaaataaagaatgagttaacaattgataagagcatctccagttgTCGGCTAGCGAGCGGCTCGCCGAACTATtacagccggcgagcgccaaatcggcgagagtTTCGGCGAGGGCACACCGATTCCCGGGCGCTCGCCGATTCTCTCGCCGTTCtgctcgccgctattgcagcctcccgatcggcgaggaaccggcgagccaattatttttttttaatttttgaaacactatatatatgcgatttgcacgacattttcattcgcaccacttgttttaacgagtactctctctatcttaatttctgtacaagatcaacaacgcgaaatggatctcaacaacgagccaacTTCAGGgtcgagcgggtctcaaactcccgcggtccccgtgggaggtggatggaatcagatgcccgggtactacaacaacatgtacccttggcagcagatgatgcccgggatggcatctggtggtggtatgccgggatggctgGGGATGCAGGGGGGTCAGGGGGGACCGGGGATGCATCCCGGGATGtcgatgatgccggggtgggcacccgggatgcaggggacgccggggtacccggggatgcagCGGACGCCGGGGATggcggggatgcaggggacgcagGGTACACAGTGGgggcaggggacgccggggggctcagacgtctatcgccccagctTTGATTTTGGTACTGctgcttcgcacacatcgaccccaacggatacGCAGTTCCAGGGGGTTGAGtccttctccttagaggagttgggtatAGATCTCGGGGCACCGGACACTCCCgtggggcggggtcggggcccgcccaagaagaagaaggggaagaatgTGGAaagacgcggagaacgtcgcgctgtccaaggcgtgggtgagtgtttgcgatgaccctcttgcctcgaacaatcagaggatcgttaacttgtgggctaaaatagcagcaacctacaaggcattttgcccagaggggaggccacgcagcggggaggagtgccggaaggggtgggaccgaatccggTCTGGGGTGTCCTGATTTTCGgccttgtacaccaacgccctccgaatgAAGTCCAGCGGCCAAACTGACGACGACTGCAGGAGGCTGGCGGAGAAATAGTTCCCCCTGCCCGAGctttacaaggacttcacctactggaactgctacgaggtgctaatggactccgagaagtttcgggcaggtgtcaacgcgggctggccgaagaagcaacgccTGAACTATTCAGGTGATTACGCCGAAggtagcagcggcggttcccacgacctccccgaatATGCTCAGGAGACCCCATCCCCTCcctcgtttactcgccgcactcgcccggttggtcaaagacGGGCGCAACGCCCTCGCCagaggtcccaggaggtccagtcggcatcccccctgttggcagtTCGACAGCCGACCTCGTCTTCTTGGCGCGTCAACAAGCGTGGGTTCAGATGATCAAGGTCATAGATCAATGGAAGAatgcaactgaccccgaggagaagagtttttcaCGCCGTGCTCGTGAGTATGGGACAAGATTTGAATCCCGGCGCAACACAGGTGGGGGGCTCAGatgcgggctcagatgccggaGATTTGGGTTTCCCGTATAGCGGCgacgacgacgaggagtgaggcggccCCGGAAGGGGTGGGCCCGTGCGTGgattaggattttttttaagtaatgtaattttttttacttttttttaattaatgtatttttaaaaatttaatattattagagaattttcccttatatgtgtcgtaaatttaattccgtattttgtatgattgtttaattatttatttttagtgctgatgatgtggcaaggctatggctgggctattgcttgtcaaGTTGCTTGTctagctgatgtggcaggaggaatttagtgctgctgatgtggcatggctgggctatggctgagctattgcttgtccgccgaccactggagatgctctaactccccttagagcatccacaataggaatagcccagcaatagcccagccatagcctagccacaaactcctcctgccacatcataaatagcccagacatagcctagccacatcataaatagcccagccacatcaatagtcacatcactaataacacaatatacggaatttaatttacgagacatatacgggaaacattaataatactattttaattttttaaaaaagtacaaaaattttaaaaaagtacattaataaaaaaaattacattcaaaatcgaaaaagtacattacttaaagtgcaaatcgcgtatatatagtgtttcgaaaattaaaaataaaaaataaaaaatccgttgggctatgcgctgggcaatccgggcgctgcaatggagccgagcggatcgcccagcggtttttgaccgcctagcgctaggcgaaattgaTATCcggaaaaccgctcggcggttttcggatcctccaatggttcgcctagcgaccgcctagcgccggcgctcggctaggcggtgcgctaggcgccattgcggatgctcttagaaagtaattataaataaatccacgaaatttgaataattaaataaatagtgaaagtacaaataaaattaatagagtTTTGTTTTTTCCACGATTCGTAACCAAAATAAATCAGGAATTCTCCGACACGATGCCAATGCTGTCACTGCGATTTCTACACCAAAAAATTTCACCTAAAACCCACCACTAATCTCAATTTCGATCTGGTTTTGTATCCGCTCTACAGCAGCTCTACAGCATGGTGGTCTGCAAATGCCGCAAGGTATATTTCACTGGTTTGCCTTATTATGTAATTTCTGCAATTGATTGAATTATTGTATAATTTAATTTGCAATCGGTGGTAGTTTTAGATCCGATCGTATTCGCCATTTTCCCTCATGATATAGGAGATCGTTCGATTTTGTAATTTGGATTGTAGTTTGCGATCGACTAGCTTAGTAGATTCGAGCTTGCGTTTTTTCCATTACTGATATAGTGATAGGCGGTGGAATCTAGTTCTTCGATGGATTTGCGCAATATGGAATCAAATTGCGCAATACAGTGATATATGGATTTACTGATGGTGTTTTTGTGTTCCCGATTTTTGGAAAGCTGATGAGTTGTATCTATTTGGTTTTAGGCGACTAAGTTGTATTGCTTCGTCCACAAGGTGCCGGTGTGTGGGGAATGTATATGCTTTCCGGAACACCAAATCTGTGTGGTATGATTAATAACAATTCATCAAAATTCAGTTTTGGAGAAGTATTACCTGTGTAGCTGTTAAACAAACTTGCTGTTGCATTTAGGTGCGTACTTACTCGGAGTGGGTAATTGATGGAGAGTATGATTGGCCTCCTAAATGCTGCCATTGTCAAGCTGATCTTGCAGAAGGGACTGACCCTCAAACTGCTCGATTGGGCTGTTTGCGTATGTATTCATGCTTCTTTATATTCATATTCAAATTGGTTTAGAGGGAAAAATGTCGTGGCTAGCTATGCATCTAACTCAATGCTTGGAATGTGCAGATGTGATACATTCAGATTGTTTAGTTTCGCATGTTAAAAGTTTTCCTCCGCAAACAGCTCCTGCTGGATATGTCTGCCCAGCCTGTTCTACACCGGTATGTTCTGCTTATGAAAACACTTGGAATGTTCAGCTCCACACACTTGCTTTTTTGCTTTCCTTTTCACAATGTTATGGTGTTACAATAAGGGTATGTTTTGCCAGGGATTGGGAGGTTTGTGTTCCGAGGATGAGATTAATGACTTTTGAAATCCTATTAAATACTCCAGTAGTGTTGTGTTTGTTTACAAATGTTACCTTTTATCTTAAGATCCAGTGGGACAGGAATAGAAGAGACTATTTTTGGTTAAGATTTCTCTACCAACACGGCAACACCTCCTTGCTGTTTCTGTTCATCTAATCAAGATCATAGATTAGATGATCTTAAAATTGGAAAGACCTACCAAGCACATGGTATGTAAGGAGTCAGGAGTGTCACAGTCTTAAAATTGGAAACTAGGTTTTATATAATTCATATACTGACAAAGTAACttgagaaaaaatgaaaatatgtttATCTAACTCTATAAAACCTTGGGTAGGAGTATTTTACTTCATCTTACTGGATTTGGGATGGAATATCAGATTTTGCTCTGCTATCTATGATAATCTCTGGTGCATGTGTGTTATTGAACTTAGTCCATAGGATCTTTACCACTTAGATTGTTTGTAGGTATCTCCCTCTAGACCATGATACTTTTTCGCAACTGATGCTCAACTTTTTACAGATATGGCCTCCGAAAAGTGTGAAAGATTCAGGATCACGCCTCCATTCAAAGTTGAAAGATGCAATTATGCAGGTTGTATAACCATTGTTCTATTTTTTGGTTGCATAATTTTGTTACTTATAAACTGTTAAATCTCATATCTGGTTTAGAGAAGTTAGTTAGTAcggagtacttttttttttactttggtGGTGTCTCTCTCTCTTGACAAAAGCCATGGCTCATGCATTCTAGATGATCTATTTCTTAGAGTAAGAGACACTTGTGAATACTTTTGCTATGATCTTGTTCCTGCATTGTGAGATCCAGTATTGGGTTGAACAATATCTTTAGTGGGAACTGTTATAATGTGTATTTATGAATCTTTTGGttgcttattttattatttatatagaaTTTGGTTCAATTTTCTAGGTGCTCTCTTCTtcaatttaaattttcttttgcGTAGTGGATTTGCAGAACTTTGTGCATATAAATCTGTTGGGAACTTTCACTCTTCTTTTTAATGCGTGCTCTTCTCACATCTGATATACATGACCTCTCTTGCAGACTGGTTTGGAGAAAAATGTATTTGGGAACCACCCAGTACCACTCCAGGGAGTAGAATCCCGTAGTCCTCCACCTGCATTTGCTTCCGAACCCTTGGCACACACCTCTGATGTTAAAATTGCAGCTTCTACTGAAAGACCTGAAAATCTGGATATTTTGGAGATAGATGGATATGGCTCTGGGACGTCATCTTTACCCAATCATGGACCCGACTTTATGAAAAACACAAGTCCTACTGGTGTAAGATATTTTTATGCATTAATTGTTTTGTAGCTTTCGCTCTTCACCTTCATGTCTTGTGTGGTTTGCATCTGGCTGGTTTTGGGTTTCTCAAAACGTTTTTTTCCCAGCCTGGTGCAACCACAAGAAAAGGTGCTATGCAAGTGGAGAGACCAAACTCAGAGGTTCCATACTATGCCGACGATGAAGACGCAAATAGGAAAAAGTACTCTCGAAGAGGTGTGTTGAAGTTATTTCCTGCTAAGATATTTGACTAAAATACAAAGCAATAGAATGGGAAATAACTAGATAGGAAATCCTTATGCTAACCTAAGGCCATGCACAACCTGCTTGTCCATGCAACTTGGTCCAGCCCCAGAACCCTGCTTCATAATATTCTCACCCTGGCAATCTGCACCTTCCTTGTCAACCTCAATCTCAAACATATTACTTTCCTAATGAAGCCATTTTGGTTGGATATTCCTGCCTTTTACAAACTCTAGTTATTTCTAAAGATGTTGATTTGTTCAGTTTTCATTCTACTATATCTGGAACTGAAAGCAACAATTAAACATACTACCTTGTTGCTTATGATTTTTCATATCCCAAGGCTTTTGTACGTGGATTTCTACACTAAATTGTAAATCAAGGGTTCCAATCAGGTTCAGTGAAATGAAAGATTAAAACAATATTTGCATAGGTAaagatttttttacttttacagGTACACTAATTTTCACCTCAAATCTAGATTGATTGTCCATGTTTGGATAGATTTGGTGATATGTTTTCTATCCTCAGTGTAAAATCAAATTAGTTTCTGCCAGGTGCGACTTGTGATATTCTATATTGCACAATGCTAAATCAGGTGTGTGGAATTATGAAATGTAGGTTCATTTCGCCATAAGTTCCTCAGGTCATTGCTGCCTTTCTGGTCTAGTGCATTGCCTACTCTACCAGTGACTGCGCCACCAAGGAAAGATGCATCTCATGGGGATGATGGCCCAGAACGCCGTACAAGGCACCACAAGACTTCACGAATGGACCCAAGGAAGTTGCTCTTAGTTTTAGCCATCATGTAAGATATTATTACCTGCAGTTATTTCATTTGGTTCTGAAAATTTATTTGGAAAATATCATCTATAATTCTTTGCATATTTTACTTTTAACAGATATGGTAGGCTTTTTCTaggaatggtagttcgatagcTTGGTCAATAAGATTGGCagattgttttcaaattttagCTGATTGAGTTTTTCTTTGCTTTCCTTGCTTCAGTTATGAGCATGAATTCATTTACAAGCGTTTTCTCGTTTGCACA
This region includes:
- the LOC121745261 gene encoding zinc finger protein-like 1 homolog encodes the protein MVVCKCRKATKLYCFVHKVPVCGECICFPEHQICVVRTYSEWVIDGEYDWPPKCCHCQADLAEGTDPQTARLGCLHVIHSDCLVSHVKSFPPQTAPAGYVCPACSTPIWPPKSVKDSGSRLHSKLKDAIMQTGLEKNVFGNHPVPLQGVESRSPPPAFASEPLAHTSDVKIAASTERPENLDILEIDGYGSGTSSLPNHGPDFMKNTSPTGPGATTRKGAMQVERPNSEVPYYADDEDANRKKYSRRGSFRHKFLRSLLPFWSSALPTLPVTAPPRKDASHGDDGPERRTRHHKTSRMDPRKLLLVLAIMACMATMGILYYRIARGLGDELGDDEPQ